Proteins encoded within one genomic window of Thalassophryne amazonica chromosome 23, fThaAma1.1, whole genome shotgun sequence:
- the LOC117504952 gene encoding uncharacterized protein LOC117504952 isoform X2, producing MHSGSRAEAEPIRTKTPLSGCGGQQDEPGLALSPDGPGASPEPPTLTNTPDGHDATATGTMASDLLRKLAERQETNCQGVMVKEEDQPMEVDAALDLVCHELVTEEMTTSTPNLTNQLSFTIKEEEEGQNLTSNKMADQLCPGAKMVDHYLREPKADQYYPGGCEAFSKMADTVISGANIANKLQFRVKLDNQGDSGAMMVDHFHSGARMEEQLVFQSKIEERFLSKAKISRSLLSGVQIADQVFNRHKIEDQLFFGAKMKDHITSGSKVTGTDLPRMKTEQQCFFGAKMEDQVASGSRLAGPDSPRMKMKQQHCFVNKLENPFHHRAKMAVQKLPVIKTEQKLLFGAKIGAQLTSGSRMASPDLAIMKMEQQCSLGTKMDYQFNPGVKMSGQDWSRIKTGHKIFYGAKMENQTSFGDRMVGPESSQTKMKKQFFFGAKMEDQFTSAAQVAGPELPRMKDQLFFGAKMEDHFTFGAKIASPDLCGMDQQLFFGEKMEDQLTSGAKMVDQCLRAVLWQDISVNLASTLLHQLSERVNKSKDQEVMRVTPPIRSSPLCKANVGQSYSTPQSVSHDRPYEMQISVSRNKPAGCSYFYRCHVCGFETDGFGLFQSHMMEHRQQERGSFSLHCCVCDHLTSQEEAMRAHVDTHNPADTTTSRGIRCPAPPPAATDSSAPTVAMATQQEKSTSEHRCRICQRSFPEQQEMLVHFQGHRQGNQYRCDRCGHLTRTANKLVEHVRVHTGERPFICDLCPYSAKRRDSLRLHCKAKHPAHVDGTAAIVCNDVHTHRSYKKGESQCLDKTVKLPQAYVRTQAAVDSTFFPNPSHPVHFEQEVWKKMIRLLPITTLTSWKPCPPSPSSSLSPKNTFMRDLGLKPSF from the exons atgcattctgggagCAGAGCGGAGGCGGAGCCCATCAGGACGAAGACCCCACTGAGTGGGTGTGGTGGCCAGCAGGATGAACCTGGTCTTGCACTCTCACCGGATGGCCCTGGAGCGAGCCCCGAACCGCCCACTCTCACAAATACCCCGGATGGCCATGATGCCACCGCCACGGGCACGATGGCTTCAGACCTGCTGAGGAAACTGGCAG AGCGTCAGGAAACAAACTGCCAAGGTGTGATGGTCAAAGAAGAGGACCAGCCAATGGAGGTGGACGCTGCTCTTGATCTTGTTTGTCATGAACTGGTGACAGAAGAGATGACGACATCCACGCCAAATCTGACAAACCAACTGTCCTTTACCATTAAGGAAGAGGAAGAGGGCCAGAATCTCACTAGCAACAAGATGGCAGACCAACTGTGTCCTGGAGCGAAAATGGTGGACCATTATCTACGCGAACCTAAAGCAGACCAATATTATCCTGGAGGCTGTGAAGCTTTCTCCAAAATGGCTGACACTGTCATCTCTGGTGCCAACATTGCAAACAAGCTTCAGTTTAGAGTGAAACTAGACAATCAGGGAGACTCTGGAGCCAtgatggtggatcattttcacagTGGAGCCCGGATGGAGGAGCAGCTTGTCTTTCAATCAAAAATTGAAGAGAGGTTTTTGTCGAAAGCCAAGATTAGTAGGTCACTTCTATCTGGAGTACAGATAGCAGATCAGGTTTTCAACAGACATAAAATAGAGGACCAACTGTTTTTTGGAGCCAAAATGAAGGATCATATAACTTCTGGATCCAAAGTCACTGGCACAGATTTGCCCAGAATGAAGACAGAACAGCAGTGTTTCTTTGGTGCCAAAATGGAGGATCAGGTAGCTTCTGGTTCCAGGCTGGCTGGTCCAGATTCTCCCAGAATGAAGATGAAACAGCAGCACTGTTTTGTAAACAAACTGGAGAATCCGTTTCATCACAGAGCCAAAATGGCAGTTCAAAAGTTGCctgtaataaaaacagaacaaaagcTTTTATTTGGAGCCAAAATTGGAGCTCAGTTAACTTCTGGATCAAGGATGGCTAGTCCAGATTTGGCCATAATGAAGATGGAACAGCAGTGTTCTCTAGGAACCAAAATGGACTATCAGTTTAATCCTGGAGTGAAGATGTCAGGTCAAGATTGGTCTAGAATAAAAACAGGCCACAAGATTTTCTATGGAGCCAAAATGGAGAATCAGACCTCCTTTGGAGATAGGATGGTAGGTCCAGAGTCCTCTCAGACAAAAATGAAAAAGCAGTTTTTCTTTGGAGCCAAAATGGAGGATCAGTTTACCTCTGCAGCCCAGGTAGCTGGTCCAGAATTACCTAGAATGAAAGATCAGCTTTTCTTTGGAGCCAAAATGGAGGACCATTTTAcctttggggccaaaatagccaGTCCAGATTTGTGTGGAATGGACCAGCAGCTTTTCTTTGGTGAGAAAATGGAGGACCAGTTAACCTCTGGAGCCAAGATGGTGGACCAGTGCCTCAGAGCggtgctatggcaggacatatcGGTGAACTTGGCATCCACACTGCTGCACCAGCTCTCAG AGAGGGTCAATAAATCCAAAGATCAGGAGGTGATGAGGGTGACTCCGCCCATCAGAAGCAG TCCTTTGTGCAAAGCGAATGTTGGCCAAAGCTACTCAACACCTCAGTCAGTCTCCCACGATCGTCCTTATG AAATGCAAATCAGCGTCAGCAGAAATAAACCAGCAGGTTGTTCTTACTTCTACAG GTGTCATGTGTGTGGGTTTGAGACGGACGGGTTTGGCCTTTTCCAGAGTCACATGATGGAACACCGCCAACAGGAGCGTGGTTCATTTTCATtgcactgctgtgtgtgtgaccATTTGACCAGTCAGGAGGAAGCAATGAGGGCTCATGTTGATACACACAACCCGGCGGATACGACGACCAGCAGAGGTATAAG ATGCCCCGCCCCCCCTCCCGCTGCCACTGACAGCAGCGCTCCTACAGTTGCCATGGCAACCCAGCAGGAGAAGAGCACCTCTGAGCATCGGTGCCGCATCTGCCAGAGGTCGTTTCCAGAGCAACAGGAGATGCTGGTTCACTTCCAGGGTCATCGCCAAGGCAACCAGTACCGCTGCGACCGGTGTGGCCACCTGACGCGGACAGCCAACAAACTGGTGGAGCATGTGCGCGTGCACACGGGGGAGCGACCGTTCATCTGCGACCTTTGCCCTTATAGTGCCAAGCGGCGGGACAGCCTGCGTCTGCACTGCAAAGCCAAACACCCGGCGCACGTTGACGGGACCGCGGCCATCGTGTGCAACGATGTGCACACTCACCGCTCGTACAAGAAAGGTGAGAGCCAGTGTTTGGACAAAACCGTTAAGCTGCCGCAGGCCTATGTGAGAACGCAGGCCGCTGTAGACTCCACCTTCTTTCCGAATCCATCTCATCCCGTCCACTTTGAGCAGGAAGTATGGAAGAAGATGATCCGTCTCCTACCCATCACGACTCTCACCTCTTGGAAACCGTGCCCTCCTTCACCATCATCCTCTCTGTCACCTAAAAACACTTTTATGCGCGATCTTGGCCTGAAACCTTCTTTCTAA
- the LOC117504952 gene encoding uncharacterized protein LOC117504952 isoform X1, with the protein MASDLLIRLSEATQKAQMHSGSRAEAEPIRTKTPLSGCGGQQDEPGLALSPDGPGASPEPPTLTNTPDGHDATATGTMASDLLRKLAERQETNCQGVMVKEEDQPMEVDAALDLVCHELVTEEMTTSTPNLTNQLSFTIKEEEEGQNLTSNKMADQLCPGAKMVDHYLREPKADQYYPGGCEAFSKMADTVISGANIANKLQFRVKLDNQGDSGAMMVDHFHSGARMEEQLVFQSKIEERFLSKAKISRSLLSGVQIADQVFNRHKIEDQLFFGAKMKDHITSGSKVTGTDLPRMKTEQQCFFGAKMEDQVASGSRLAGPDSPRMKMKQQHCFVNKLENPFHHRAKMAVQKLPVIKTEQKLLFGAKIGAQLTSGSRMASPDLAIMKMEQQCSLGTKMDYQFNPGVKMSGQDWSRIKTGHKIFYGAKMENQTSFGDRMVGPESSQTKMKKQFFFGAKMEDQFTSAAQVAGPELPRMKDQLFFGAKMEDHFTFGAKIASPDLCGMDQQLFFGEKMEDQLTSGAKMVDQCLRAVLWQDISVNLASTLLHQLSERVNKSKDQEVMRVTPPIRSSPLCKANVGQSYSTPQSVSHDRPYEMQISVSRNKPAGCSYFYRCHVCGFETDGFGLFQSHMMEHRQQERGSFSLHCCVCDHLTSQEEAMRAHVDTHNPADTTTSRGIRCPAPPPAATDSSAPTVAMATQQEKSTSEHRCRICQRSFPEQQEMLVHFQGHRQGNQYRCDRCGHLTRTANKLVEHVRVHTGERPFICDLCPYSAKRRDSLRLHCKAKHPAHVDGTAAIVCNDVHTHRSYKKGESQCLDKTVKLPQAYVRTQAAVDSTFFPNPSHPVHFEQEVWKKMIRLLPITTLTSWKPCPPSPSSSLSPKNTFMRDLGLKPSF; encoded by the exons ATGGCATCTGACCTCCTCATCAGACTGTCAG AGGCCACCCAGaaggctcagatgcattctgggagCAGAGCGGAGGCGGAGCCCATCAGGACGAAGACCCCACTGAGTGGGTGTGGTGGCCAGCAGGATGAACCTGGTCTTGCACTCTCACCGGATGGCCCTGGAGCGAGCCCCGAACCGCCCACTCTCACAAATACCCCGGATGGCCATGATGCCACCGCCACGGGCACGATGGCTTCAGACCTGCTGAGGAAACTGGCAG AGCGTCAGGAAACAAACTGCCAAGGTGTGATGGTCAAAGAAGAGGACCAGCCAATGGAGGTGGACGCTGCTCTTGATCTTGTTTGTCATGAACTGGTGACAGAAGAGATGACGACATCCACGCCAAATCTGACAAACCAACTGTCCTTTACCATTAAGGAAGAGGAAGAGGGCCAGAATCTCACTAGCAACAAGATGGCAGACCAACTGTGTCCTGGAGCGAAAATGGTGGACCATTATCTACGCGAACCTAAAGCAGACCAATATTATCCTGGAGGCTGTGAAGCTTTCTCCAAAATGGCTGACACTGTCATCTCTGGTGCCAACATTGCAAACAAGCTTCAGTTTAGAGTGAAACTAGACAATCAGGGAGACTCTGGAGCCAtgatggtggatcattttcacagTGGAGCCCGGATGGAGGAGCAGCTTGTCTTTCAATCAAAAATTGAAGAGAGGTTTTTGTCGAAAGCCAAGATTAGTAGGTCACTTCTATCTGGAGTACAGATAGCAGATCAGGTTTTCAACAGACATAAAATAGAGGACCAACTGTTTTTTGGAGCCAAAATGAAGGATCATATAACTTCTGGATCCAAAGTCACTGGCACAGATTTGCCCAGAATGAAGACAGAACAGCAGTGTTTCTTTGGTGCCAAAATGGAGGATCAGGTAGCTTCTGGTTCCAGGCTGGCTGGTCCAGATTCTCCCAGAATGAAGATGAAACAGCAGCACTGTTTTGTAAACAAACTGGAGAATCCGTTTCATCACAGAGCCAAAATGGCAGTTCAAAAGTTGCctgtaataaaaacagaacaaaagcTTTTATTTGGAGCCAAAATTGGAGCTCAGTTAACTTCTGGATCAAGGATGGCTAGTCCAGATTTGGCCATAATGAAGATGGAACAGCAGTGTTCTCTAGGAACCAAAATGGACTATCAGTTTAATCCTGGAGTGAAGATGTCAGGTCAAGATTGGTCTAGAATAAAAACAGGCCACAAGATTTTCTATGGAGCCAAAATGGAGAATCAGACCTCCTTTGGAGATAGGATGGTAGGTCCAGAGTCCTCTCAGACAAAAATGAAAAAGCAGTTTTTCTTTGGAGCCAAAATGGAGGATCAGTTTACCTCTGCAGCCCAGGTAGCTGGTCCAGAATTACCTAGAATGAAAGATCAGCTTTTCTTTGGAGCCAAAATGGAGGACCATTTTAcctttggggccaaaatagccaGTCCAGATTTGTGTGGAATGGACCAGCAGCTTTTCTTTGGTGAGAAAATGGAGGACCAGTTAACCTCTGGAGCCAAGATGGTGGACCAGTGCCTCAGAGCggtgctatggcaggacatatcGGTGAACTTGGCATCCACACTGCTGCACCAGCTCTCAG AGAGGGTCAATAAATCCAAAGATCAGGAGGTGATGAGGGTGACTCCGCCCATCAGAAGCAG TCCTTTGTGCAAAGCGAATGTTGGCCAAAGCTACTCAACACCTCAGTCAGTCTCCCACGATCGTCCTTATG AAATGCAAATCAGCGTCAGCAGAAATAAACCAGCAGGTTGTTCTTACTTCTACAG GTGTCATGTGTGTGGGTTTGAGACGGACGGGTTTGGCCTTTTCCAGAGTCACATGATGGAACACCGCCAACAGGAGCGTGGTTCATTTTCATtgcactgctgtgtgtgtgaccATTTGACCAGTCAGGAGGAAGCAATGAGGGCTCATGTTGATACACACAACCCGGCGGATACGACGACCAGCAGAGGTATAAG ATGCCCCGCCCCCCCTCCCGCTGCCACTGACAGCAGCGCTCCTACAGTTGCCATGGCAACCCAGCAGGAGAAGAGCACCTCTGAGCATCGGTGCCGCATCTGCCAGAGGTCGTTTCCAGAGCAACAGGAGATGCTGGTTCACTTCCAGGGTCATCGCCAAGGCAACCAGTACCGCTGCGACCGGTGTGGCCACCTGACGCGGACAGCCAACAAACTGGTGGAGCATGTGCGCGTGCACACGGGGGAGCGACCGTTCATCTGCGACCTTTGCCCTTATAGTGCCAAGCGGCGGGACAGCCTGCGTCTGCACTGCAAAGCCAAACACCCGGCGCACGTTGACGGGACCGCGGCCATCGTGTGCAACGATGTGCACACTCACCGCTCGTACAAGAAAGGTGAGAGCCAGTGTTTGGACAAAACCGTTAAGCTGCCGCAGGCCTATGTGAGAACGCAGGCCGCTGTAGACTCCACCTTCTTTCCGAATCCATCTCATCCCGTCCACTTTGAGCAGGAAGTATGGAAGAAGATGATCCGTCTCCTACCCATCACGACTCTCACCTCTTGGAAACCGTGCCCTCCTTCACCATCATCCTCTCTGTCACCTAAAAACACTTTTATGCGCGATCTTGGCCTGAAACCTTCTTTCTAA